The Deltaproteobacteria bacterium DNA segment CTCGTGCTCTTCTTCACGCACCATTTTTACAGCCAGTTCCGTCAGTTCCCGAATCATCGATTCCACATCTTTTCCGACATAGCCAACCTCGGTAAATTTCGAGGCCTCTACCTTCACAAAAGGGGCCCCTGCCAGTTTTGAAAGTCGCCTCGCAATTTCGGTCTTTCCGACACCAGTTGGTCCGATCATGATGATGTTTTTGGGGGCGATTTCGTCGCGAAGGTCTTTCGGAACCTGCTGGCGACGCCAGCGATTTCGAAGCGCAATCGCCACCGCCCGCTTCGCCTCTTTTTGGCCAATAATGTACTTGTCCAATTCTGAGACGATTTCGCGAGGGGTAAAACTTCTTAATGATTCTGAATTCATCCCTAAATCTCCTGGACGGTGATATTTTCGTTTGTGAATACGCAGATTTCCGAGGCGATCTTCAAGGATCTTTCGGCAACCTCACGCGCATTTAGCTTCGTCTCTCGAAGCATCGCACGGGCAGCGGCAAGCGCGTAAGGTCCACCCGAGCCGATCGCCGCCACGCCATCATCAGGCTCCACCACATCCCCATTCCCGGAAATGGTCAGGATTTTTGAACGATCCCCCACCAACAGAAGCGCCTCAAGCCGACGCAGCATCTTGTCTGTTCTCCACTCCTTGGCCAATTCAATAGAGGCGCGAACGACATTGCCATTATACTCTTCCAATTTTCCCTCAAATTTTTCGAAGAGTGTCAACGCATCGGCCGTCGATCCGGCAAAACCGGAAAGCACGGTGTCGTTCCGCATGGTACGAATCTTTGTCGCCTTTGCCTTCAAGATCGTATTCCCAACAGAGACCTGCCCGTCCGCGGCGAATGCTAATTTTCCATCGCGCAGGACAGCAAGAACTGTCGTGCTCCGAATTAAAATCTCACCCTTCGGGGGGGATTTAAGCCTTTGGATGTGCCTTATCATAAACCTCCATCAATTGTTGCAAACTCACATGCGTATATCTCTGCGTCGTCGACAAACTCGCATGTCCCAGAAGTTCCTGAATCCCCCGGAGATCCGCCCCCCCCTCCATCAGATGAGTCGCATAGCTGTGACGCAAGGTATGGGGGGTGACCTTCTTGAGCATCCCGGCCTTTAAACCGCGTTTTTTTACCATTCTCTGAATAGAGCGGGCTGTCAATCGAAACAACTTTCCTTTCTCAACCCCCTCATTCGATGACAAATAATCCTCCAAGGCAGCATGTGCCTTGCTTCCAATCGGGACAAGACGTTCTTTATTTCCCTTTCCGAGAACCTTGACCCATCCTTCCCTAAGATCGACATCCTCCTTTTTAAGTCGAACCAGCTCTCCGACACGCAGCCCACAACCATAGAGAAGCTCCAGAATCGCCCGATCCCTCTTCCCTGCCGGCCCCTCGACCAATCGAAACGCCTCATCGACCGAGATCACATTCGGGATCTTTGTCGGAATCTTTGGGAGTGAAATTTCAGCG contains these protein-coding regions:
- the hslV gene encoding ATP-dependent protease subunit HslV, whose protein sequence is MIRHIQRLKSPPKGEILIRSTTVLAVLRDGKLAFAADGQVSVGNTILKAKATKIRTMRNDTVLSGFAGSTADALTLFEKFEGKLEEYNGNVVRASIELAKEWRTDKMLRRLEALLLVGDRSKILTISGNGDVVEPDDGVAAIGSGGPYALAAARAMLRETKLNAREVAERSLKIASEICVFTNENITVQEI
- a CDS encoding tyrosine recombinase XerC; amino-acid sequence: MPSLLILFEKHLAQKGYSANTIASYHHDLRQLFSFLKEKDLKKVDLITLRSFISSLYQGRQAVSIARKISTLKVFFRFLVKQGILKSSPVAEISLPKIPTKIPNVISVDEAFRLVEGPAGKRDRAILELLYGCGLRVGELVRLKKEDVDLREGWVKVLGKGNKERLVPIGSKAHAALEDYLSSNEGVEKGKLFRLTARSIQRMVKKRGLKAGMLKKVTPHTLRHSYATHLMEGGADLRGIQELLGHASLSTTQRYTHVSLQQLMEVYDKAHPKA